A section of the Gloeobacter violaceus PCC 7421 genome encodes:
- a CDS encoding PspA/IM30 family protein, translating into MGLFDRIAAVLKSNLNSVVTKAEDPEKMLNQTVNDMQEDLVQLRQAVAQAIASEKRIEQQYLQADAQANEWQRRAALAVSKDNDELAREALTRRKSFSESATGLKTQLEQQRKTVATLKTNLTGLEGKISEAKAKKDLLVARARSAKATEQINQTLGKVNTGGSFSTFERMEEKVNELEARSQAVAELATDNLEDQFKVLESGGGVEDELLALKSQLGSQKSLPAAEAPKPDADKAP; encoded by the coding sequence ATGGGATTATTCGATCGCATCGCCGCGGTCTTGAAGTCCAACCTGAACTCTGTGGTCACCAAGGCCGAAGATCCCGAGAAGATGCTGAACCAGACGGTCAACGACATGCAGGAGGACCTCGTCCAGCTGCGTCAGGCCGTGGCCCAGGCGATTGCCAGTGAAAAACGTATAGAACAACAGTACCTCCAGGCCGATGCCCAGGCCAACGAATGGCAGCGCCGCGCCGCCCTCGCCGTCTCCAAGGACAACGACGAGTTGGCCCGCGAAGCGCTGACCCGCAGAAAGTCTTTTTCTGAAAGCGCCACGGGCCTCAAGACCCAGCTTGAGCAGCAGCGCAAGACCGTCGCCACCCTCAAGACCAACCTGACCGGCCTCGAAGGCAAAATCTCCGAGGCAAAGGCCAAAAAAGATCTGCTGGTGGCCCGCGCCCGCTCCGCCAAGGCGACCGAGCAAATCAACCAGACTCTGGGCAAAGTCAACACCGGCGGCTCCTTTTCGACCTTCGAGCGCATGGAAGAAAAGGTCAACGAACTGGAAGCCCGCTCCCAGGCGGTGGCAGAACTGGCGACCGACAACCTCGAAGACCAATTTAAAGTCCTCGAATCGGGCGGTGGCGTCGAGGACGAACTGCTTGCCCTCAAGTCCCAACTCGGCTCACAAAAGTCGCTGCCGGCTGCCGAGGCTCCCAAGCCCGACGCCGACAAGGCCCCCTAG
- a CDS encoding zinc metalloprotease, with protein sequence MKRTMALLFAVLVCGAVPSQAAGEPGFAVGGFLFESKEAFIGSGARCAAASPNPAVIKEVQQRIDKWLIERRNKSNIAAPQRGASVPVAFHVISSGSTGNLSDTDVYNQIAVLNSAYGGTGFSFYVQSIDRTDNATWFAMTPGSSAEREAKSALAVSPTSTLNFYTANPSGGLLGWATFPWSLSSDPTNDGVVVLYSSLPGGSAFPFNEGDTGTHEVGHWLGLYHTFQGGCSYYGDYVGDTPSESSPASGCPVGRDTCSASGLDPIENFMDYSDDGCMFQFTAGQVSRMQAARDIYRPFLP encoded by the coding sequence ATGAAACGGACAATGGCATTGTTGTTTGCTGTGCTTGTTTGTGGCGCCGTGCCCTCTCAAGCAGCTGGAGAGCCAGGTTTTGCGGTCGGCGGTTTTCTTTTTGAATCCAAAGAAGCGTTCATCGGCAGTGGTGCCCGTTGCGCCGCCGCTTCGCCGAACCCGGCGGTGATTAAGGAAGTGCAGCAGAGAATCGACAAATGGCTCATCGAGCGGCGCAACAAGTCCAACATTGCTGCCCCCCAGCGCGGTGCCAGCGTCCCGGTGGCTTTTCACGTCATCTCCAGCGGCTCCACAGGCAACCTTTCCGACACTGATGTCTACAATCAGATCGCCGTTTTGAACTCGGCCTACGGCGGTACCGGCTTTTCTTTTTATGTGCAGTCGATCGACCGCACCGACAATGCCACCTGGTTTGCAATGACGCCCGGTTCAAGCGCCGAGCGCGAAGCCAAATCGGCCCTTGCGGTCTCGCCCACCTCGACGCTCAATTTTTATACGGCCAATCCCAGCGGCGGTTTACTGGGCTGGGCGACTTTTCCCTGGTCGCTCTCGAGCGACCCGACCAATGACGGTGTCGTGGTGTTGTACTCCTCTTTGCCCGGCGGCAGTGCCTTTCCATTTAACGAAGGCGACACGGGTACCCACGAAGTCGGGCATTGGCTGGGTCTCTATCACACCTTCCAGGGCGGCTGCTCTTACTACGGCGATTATGTCGGCGACACTCCCAGCGAGAGTTCTCCCGCTTCCGGATGCCCCGTCGGTCGCGACACCTGCAGCGCATCCGGTCTCGATCCGATCGAAAACTTTATGGATTACTCCGACGACGGTTGCATGTTTCAATTTACCGCCGGCCAGGTAAGCCGCATGCAGGCTGCCCGCGACATCTATCGACCCTTCCTGCCTTAG
- a CDS encoding TIGR00297 family protein → MLTNWSIALAVNTLLGALAFPAKLLTNWGLLNAWALGVLVWGALGWRGYAIILVYFALGTLATRIGFARKAAKGIAEGRGGRRGPENVWGSAAVAALCALGYIAVPNPLWLLAYTASLATKLSDTAASEVGKAYGKTTYLATTLRPVPAGTEGAVSLEGTLAGVAGSLVLAACGWLVGYVSGWGLLWCVVAAFVATTCESLIGATLQQRGWLTNEMTNVINTAIGAAVAAGLGMSGS, encoded by the coding sequence TTGCTTACCAACTGGTCGATCGCGCTTGCCGTCAACACCCTTCTGGGCGCCCTGGCTTTCCCGGCCAAGTTGCTCACCAACTGGGGCCTGCTCAACGCCTGGGCGCTGGGGGTGCTCGTTTGGGGCGCTCTAGGTTGGCGGGGTTACGCAATCATCCTTGTGTACTTCGCGCTGGGCACGCTGGCGACGCGCATCGGGTTTGCGCGCAAGGCGGCCAAGGGAATCGCCGAGGGGCGTGGGGGGCGGCGCGGGCCGGAAAACGTCTGGGGTTCGGCCGCCGTCGCGGCCCTGTGCGCCTTGGGGTACATTGCTGTTCCCAATCCGCTGTGGCTATTGGCCTACACCGCGAGCCTCGCCACCAAACTCTCGGACACCGCCGCCTCCGAAGTGGGCAAGGCCTACGGCAAAACAACTTATCTCGCGACGACGCTGAGGCCCGTTCCCGCCGGGACCGAGGGGGCAGTGAGCCTCGAAGGCACCCTGGCCGGGGTGGCCGGATCGCTGGTGCTCGCGGCCTGCGGCTGGCTGGTGGGATATGTTTCGGGCTGGGGATTGCTCTGGTGCGTGGTCGCTGCCTTCGTGGCCACCACCTGCGAAAGCCTGATTGGAGCCACCCTCCAGCAACGCGGCTGGCTCACCAACGAGATGACGAACGTGATCAACACCGCCATCGGTGCCGCTGTGGCAGCCGGTCTTGGCATGTCCGGCTCTTAA
- a CDS encoding ribose-phosphate pyrophosphokinase translates to MLPRRSTVQPVRLMGDERLRLFSGSANPELAQLVARYLGLAPGPLVRKSFADGELYVQIQESIRGCDVYLVQPTCSPVNDSLMELLILIDACRRASARQITAVLPYYGYARADRKTAGRESITAKLVANLITAAGVDRVLAMDLHSAQIQAYFDIPLDHVYGSPVLLQYIKEKQLGDMVIVSPDVGGVSRARAFAKKLDDAPLAIVDKRRQAPNEVEVMNVIGDVKGKTAILVDDMIDTAGTISEAAKVLLRQGAKEVYACATHAVFSSRAIDRLSDGTFTEVLVTNTIPVPPDRRFPQLRVLSVADLIGEAIWRIHEDSSVSSMFR, encoded by the coding sequence TTGCTGCCGCGCAGATCCACGGTACAACCGGTGCGCCTGATGGGTGACGAGCGGCTGAGATTGTTCTCCGGTTCGGCCAATCCGGAACTGGCCCAACTGGTGGCCCGCTACCTGGGCCTGGCCCCCGGACCGCTGGTGCGCAAGTCCTTTGCCGACGGCGAATTGTACGTTCAGATTCAAGAGTCTATCCGCGGCTGCGACGTCTATCTGGTCCAGCCCACCTGTAGCCCCGTCAACGACAGCTTGATGGAGTTGCTGATTCTCATCGATGCCTGCCGCCGCGCTTCCGCCCGCCAGATTACCGCCGTGCTTCCTTACTACGGCTACGCCCGCGCCGACCGCAAGACCGCCGGTCGCGAATCGATCACCGCCAAATTGGTGGCCAACTTGATCACAGCGGCAGGTGTCGACCGGGTGCTTGCCATGGACCTGCACTCCGCTCAGATCCAGGCCTATTTCGACATTCCCCTCGACCACGTCTACGGCTCGCCGGTCCTGCTGCAGTACATCAAAGAAAAGCAGCTGGGCGATATGGTGATCGTTTCCCCCGACGTGGGCGGTGTCAGCCGGGCGCGCGCCTTTGCCAAAAAACTCGATGACGCCCCGCTTGCCATCGTCGACAAGCGCCGCCAGGCTCCCAACGAAGTCGAAGTCATGAACGTGATTGGCGACGTCAAGGGCAAAACCGCCATCCTGGTCGACGACATGATCGACACCGCCGGCACCATCTCGGAGGCGGCCAAGGTGCTGTTGCGCCAGGGGGCCAAAGAAGTCTACGCCTGCGCCACCCATGCGGTCTTCTCCTCCCGGGCCATCGACCGCCTCTCCGACGGCACTTTCACCGAGGTGCTGGTCACCAATACCATCCCGGTGCCGCCCGATCGTCGCTTCCCGCAACTGCGGGTGCTCTCGGTGGCGGATCTGATCGGCGAGGCGATCTGGCGCATCCACGAAGATTCCTCCGTCAGCAGCATGTTTCGCTGA
- the rplB gene encoding 50S ribosomal protein L2, whose amino-acid sequence MGIRKYRPMTPGTRQRSGADFAEVTKSKPEKKLTKYVHRKQGRNNQGVITSRFRGGGHKRLYRFIDFKRDKRGIPAEVLAIEYDPNRNARIALVQYTDGEKRYILHPVGLKVGARISAGEDAPIELGCALPLEKLPLGSNVHNIELLPGRGGQMARAAGAVAQLMAKEGDYATLRLPSGEVRVVRKECYATLGQVGNLDAKNISIGKAGRQRWLGKRPHNRGVVMNAVDHPHGGGEGKSPIGGKPQTPWGKSALGTKTRKRRKPSSKFIIRRRKTASGRG is encoded by the coding sequence ATGGGCATTCGCAAATATCGACCGATGACCCCGGGCACCCGCCAGCGCTCCGGCGCTGACTTTGCCGAGGTCACCAAGTCCAAGCCCGAGAAGAAACTCACCAAGTACGTCCACCGCAAGCAGGGGCGCAACAACCAGGGTGTGATCACCAGCCGATTTCGCGGCGGCGGTCACAAGCGCCTGTACCGCTTCATCGACTTCAAACGCGACAAGCGCGGCATCCCGGCCGAAGTCCTGGCCATCGAATATGACCCCAACCGCAACGCGCGCATCGCCCTGGTGCAGTATACCGATGGCGAGAAGCGCTACATCCTGCATCCGGTCGGGCTCAAAGTCGGCGCGCGCATCAGTGCCGGCGAAGACGCGCCTATCGAACTTGGCTGCGCACTGCCGCTGGAGAAGCTGCCGCTCGGCTCCAACGTCCACAACATTGAGCTGTTGCCGGGGCGGGGCGGCCAGATGGCCCGCGCCGCCGGGGCGGTTGCCCAATTGATGGCCAAAGAAGGCGACTACGCCACGCTGCGCCTGCCCTCGGGCGAAGTGCGCGTCGTGCGCAAGGAGTGTTACGCCACTTTGGGGCAGGTGGGCAATCTCGACGCCAAAAACATCTCCATCGGCAAAGCCGGTCGCCAGCGCTGGTTGGGCAAACGCCCCCACAACCGCGGCGTGGTCATGAACGCGGTGGATCACCCCCACGGCGGCGGCGAGGGCAAAAGTCCGATTGGCGGCAAACCCCAGACCCCTTGGGGCAAGAGTGCCCTGGGCACCAAGACCCGCAAGCGCCGCAAGCCCAGCAGCAAGTTCATCATCCGCCGTCGCAAGACGGCTTCCGGGCGAGGTTAG
- the rpsS gene encoding 30S ribosomal protein S19, producing the protein MGRSLKKGVFVADHLLRKIETMNSKNEKRVIKTWSRASTIVPQMIGHTIAVHNGKEHLPVYVTEQMVGQKLGEFVPTRVFKGHAGKDKKGKR; encoded by the coding sequence ATGGGACGTTCGCTGAAAAAAGGAGTCTTCGTCGCCGATCACCTCCTGCGCAAGATCGAGACGATGAACAGCAAAAACGAGAAGCGCGTCATCAAGACCTGGTCGCGCGCTTCGACGATCGTGCCGCAGATGATTGGCCACACGATCGCGGTGCACAACGGCAAGGAGCACCTGCCGGTCTACGTCACCGAGCAGATGGTGGGCCAAAAACTCGGCGAGTTCGTGCCGACGCGCGTCTTCAAGGGCCACGCTGGCAAAGACAAAAAAGGCAAGCGCTAG